TATACTTTCTAAATTTTATATAATCCTGAAACCTATAATCATTGGATGCACACTCAATCCATGGACCATAGTAACTGTAAGTTGACTTTTTATGGATTCTACCTAAGTATTCACCCATTTCCTTAACTATTCTTTCACGCTCTTCAAGCCTAAGTTTTGACCAGACCTCATTTAATACAAAACCAGGAATTTTTCTTGATAATATCCATTCAGTACCATCTTGTAGCTTTCCATAATTTACTATTTGGGGTAAAACAACGACATCATCTAATTTTTTTATAGCCGTAATTTCATTGCACCATCTTCCTGCTTTCCCATATATTTTCAGAATATACTCATTATTTTTACTATCTATTATACAATAAACAAGATGTCTTCCTAACTCATGATGTCCAATTGGAATTATTTTAAAATCGTCTGAAATATTATGCTTTACAATAGTTATTACCTTTTCATTAAAGCCTTTCATATAACTCCCCTTAAGCATCTACCAGTATTCATATTTTATTAGTAAAACACATAGCCAACCTAAATCAGTGTATGATTCCATACAATCTTACCCTTTCCCCCTAGAATTATTTAACCTTATTATTATATTTCAACATAAAGCCTTATTTTCCTTCTGAAACAAATTTATTAAATAAAATACTATGATAGAACTAAATATTATTTTTTAGTTTCACAATTTTTACAATGACAATAAAAAATAATATCTAGTTTTTCAACCTTAAAATCATATTTATTTTCAATTTTATCAATCAATGAAATCAACTTCAAAGATGTAGTAAGGTCGGCATGATTTATAATATTACCACAGTTTAAACAATAACAATGACTATGAATACTTTTTCTAGCAAAAATTTTCAATTCATATAATTTTTCATCTCCTGAAATTACTTCTTCAATTATATCTAACTTAGTCAAAAGATTTAAGTTTCTATATACCGTAGCAATACCTACAAAGTTACCTTTATCTTCTAA
This genomic window from Caldisalinibacter kiritimatiensis contains:
- a CDS encoding aminoglycoside phosphotransferase family protein — encoded protein: MKGFNEKVITIVKHNISDDFKIIPIGHHELGRHLVYCIIDSKNNEYILKIYGKAGRWCNEITAIKKLDDVVVLPQIVNYGKLQDGTEWILSRKIPGFVLNEVWSKLRLEERERIVKEMGEYLGRIHKKSTYSYYGPWIECASNDYRFQDYIKFRKYNDEKIFKQILTQNLPHEKLLRVAYRVLISYYEKINDKTLPRICHRDFLGRNIIVNKFNDKWSVQGIIDFEHCQPDDPYIDLSSMYQSVFIDYPTLESSFLNGYTKYMYLSKNFGDKLKYYLINTGLHICSWTYQCAPSYYKRGIRLLKLILKD
- a CDS encoding Fur family transcriptional regulator encodes the protein MVPNKIEYIKEILEGEGYKTTHQRKLIIQAFLDNPSKHFTPGELYSYLEDKGNFVGIATVYRNLNLLTKLDIIEEVISGDEKLYELKIFARKSIHSHCYCLNCGNIINHADLTTSLKLISLIDKIENKYDFKVEKLDIIFYCHCKNCETKK